In Thioalkalivibrio paradoxus ARh 1, the following are encoded in one genomic region:
- a CDS encoding type II toxin-antitoxin system VapC family toxin: MIVLDTNVVFEAMRPEPDATVRAWLNDQAAGTLYLSSVPLAELLFGIRALPAGKRKNLLDRALTELLELFKNRVLPFDTDAARHYADLTVTARNGGRGFPTPDGYIAAIAASKGFIVASRDTSPYEASGVTVINPWGAMTERYANCHGQRPPPMMKEA; encoded by the coding sequence ATGATTGTCCTGGATACCAACGTCGTTTTCGAGGCGATGAGGCCGGAGCCGGACGCGACCGTGAGGGCTTGGCTGAACGACCAGGCGGCCGGGACCTTGTACCTGTCCAGCGTCCCCCTGGCCGAGTTGCTGTTCGGCATCCGGGCGTTGCCAGCGGGAAAGCGCAAGAACCTGCTCGATCGCGCCCTGACCGAGCTGCTGGAGCTGTTCAAGAATCGGGTCTTGCCGTTCGACACCGATGCAGCGCGCCACTATGCCGACCTGACCGTGACAGCCAGAAACGGCGGGCGCGGCTTTCCGACGCCGGACGGCTACATCGCGGCCATTGCCGCATCGAAAGGATTCATTGTGGCATCACGAGACACCTCGCCCTATGAAGCGTCTGGCGTGACCGTCATCAACCCTTGGGGGGCGATGACCGAACGCTACGCTAACTGTCATGGCCAGCGGCCACCCCCGATGATGAAAGAGGCGTAG
- a CDS encoding FitA-like ribbon-helix-helix domain-containing protein, translating into MAILTVRNVPDDVHRALRVRAAQHGRSTEAEVREILATAVNPEKRVRVSEALAAIGRKIGLTDDDFAVFESVRDKTPAKPLSFD; encoded by the coding sequence ATGGCGATCCTGACTGTAAGGAACGTGCCTGATGACGTGCACCGCGCTTTGCGCGTGCGGGCGGCTCAACACGGCCGCAGCACGGAAGCCGAGGTGCGCGAGATTCTGGCAACCGCGGTCAATCCGGAGAAGCGCGTGCGCGTGAGCGAGGCCCTGGCCGCCATCGGCCGCAAGATCGGTCTGACCGACGATGATTTCGCCGTCTTCGAGAGTGTGCGCGACAAGACGCCGGCCAAACCGTTGAGCTTCGACTGA